A portion of the Pseudomonas sp. PSE14 genome contains these proteins:
- the algB gene encoding sigma-54-dependent response regulator transcription factor AlgB: MDAPPEQQGRILLVDDEPSILRSFRYCLEDEGYSVATASSAAQADTLLQRQVFDLCFLDLRLGEDNGLDVLAQMRVQAPWMRVVIITAHSAVDSAVNAMQGGAADYLVKPCSPDQLRLAAAKQLEVHQLTARIEALEGEMRKQGDVLESQSPAMAAVLETARQVAATDANILILGESGSGKGELARAIHGWSKRAKKPCVTINCPSLSAELTESELFGHSRGAFTGATENTLGRISQADGGTLFLDEIGDFPLNLQPKLLRFIQDKEYERVGDPVTRTADVRILAATNRDLAGMVAQGSFREDLLYRLNVIVLNLPPLRERAEDILNLAERFLARFVKDYGRPARGFTDEARDLLRRYGWPGNVRELRNVIERASIICNQELIGIEHLAPSEHSTNATPRIGESLSLEELEKAHIAAVMASSATLDQAAKTLGIDASTLYRKRKQYSL, encoded by the coding sequence ATGGACGCTCCGCCTGAGCAACAAGGCCGCATCCTTCTGGTCGATGACGAGCCTTCCATCCTGCGCTCGTTCCGCTATTGCCTGGAAGATGAAGGCTATAGCGTGGCGACCGCCAGCAGCGCCGCCCAGGCCGACACGCTGCTGCAACGACAGGTTTTCGACCTGTGCTTCCTCGATCTGCGCCTGGGCGAGGACAACGGCCTGGACGTGCTCGCCCAGATGCGCGTGCAAGCCCCCTGGATGCGCGTCGTCATCATCACCGCCCATTCCGCCGTGGACAGCGCGGTAAACGCCATGCAGGGCGGCGCCGCCGACTACCTGGTGAAACCCTGCAGTCCCGATCAGTTGCGCCTGGCCGCCGCCAAGCAGTTGGAGGTCCACCAGCTCACGGCACGTATCGAGGCGCTGGAAGGCGAGATGCGCAAGCAGGGCGACGTGCTCGAATCGCAGAGCCCGGCCATGGCTGCGGTCCTGGAAACCGCCCGCCAGGTGGCCGCCACCGACGCCAACATCCTCATCCTTGGCGAGTCCGGCTCCGGCAAGGGCGAACTGGCGCGGGCCATCCATGGCTGGAGCAAGCGGGCGAAAAAACCCTGCGTGACCATCAACTGCCCATCGCTGAGCGCCGAGCTGACCGAAAGCGAACTGTTCGGACACAGCCGCGGCGCATTCACCGGCGCCACCGAGAACACCCTTGGACGCATCAGCCAAGCCGACGGCGGCACCCTGTTCCTCGACGAGATCGGCGACTTCCCCCTGAACCTGCAACCCAAGCTGCTGCGCTTCATCCAGGACAAGGAGTACGAGCGGGTGGGCGACCCGGTGACGCGCACCGCCGACGTACGCATCCTTGCAGCGACCAACCGCGATCTGGCCGGCATGGTCGCCCAGGGCAGCTTCCGCGAAGACCTGCTGTACCGGCTGAACGTCATCGTGCTGAACCTGCCACCCTTGCGCGAACGCGCCGAAGATATCCTGAACCTTGCCGAGCGCTTCCTCGCCCGCTTCGTCAAGGATTACGGCCGCCCGGCCCGCGGCTTCACCGATGAGGCCCGTGACCTGCTACGCCGCTACGGCTGGCCCGGCAATGTCCGTGAGCTGAGAAACGTTATCGAACGTGCGAGCATTATCTGCAATCAGGAGCTGATCGGTATCGAACACCTGGCACCCAGCGAGCATTCGACAAACGCCACACCACGCATCGGCGAATCGCTCAGCCTGGAGGAGCTGGAAAAAGCCCACATCGCCGCGGTGATGGCCTCCAGCGCAACCCTCGATCAGGCCGCCAAGACCCTGGGCATCGACGCCTCCACGCTTTACCGCAAGCGCAAGCAATACAGCCTGTGA
- a CDS encoding ATP-binding protein, producing MKLPLSLTLRTQLFLSISALMTVALLGLLLGLFSVVLTGREQAELIQRNFDTIEVSQQLRQALGDELVQVLNTEPDTQRLETARQSFRNALARGQQQASSDTERQLLQQIAGAHRQFVAATDNPGPGRPELLADSDLSRNLDGLRQQLLALHEFAMRNIDTQESDARTRTLLISGLLGLVGVAILLIGFITAHSIARRFGAPIGALAKAADKIGQGDFDLTLPISPVDELAALSRRFGLMAEALRLYRETNTEAIGYGRRRLQAVLDSIDDGLVILDRDGRIEHANPVASRQLFSRSDPHGQDLGTLLDSPELSQATQRVLAGNLLEETPRDLVVEVNGEQRLLTWGMSPVTHDDGRNIGAVMVLRDVTEQRAFERVRNDFVLRASHELRTPVTGMHMAFGLLSERLAFPKDSREHDLITTVDEEMRRLVLLIGDLLNFSRYQSGTQKLDLQPCDITDILAQARQRFEGQAHNQLIDIQLETAADLPPINLDRLQIERVIDNLISNALRHTHEGGVIRLQARCHDERVAIAVEDNGDGIPFSQQSRIFEPFVQVGRKKGGAGLGLALCKEIVQLHGGRILLHSQPGKGSRFYLLLPV from the coding sequence GTGAAACTGCCCCTGTCGCTGACGTTGCGCACCCAGCTCTTCCTGAGCATCTCGGCGCTCATGACGGTGGCCCTGCTGGGACTGCTGCTGGGGCTGTTCAGCGTGGTGCTCACCGGTCGCGAGCAGGCGGAACTCATCCAGCGCAATTTCGACACCATCGAGGTCAGCCAGCAGTTGCGCCAGGCCCTGGGCGACGAGCTGGTCCAGGTTCTCAACACGGAACCCGACACCCAGCGCCTGGAGACCGCCCGCCAGTCCTTCCGCAATGCCCTGGCGCGAGGCCAGCAGCAGGCTTCCAGCGACACGGAACGGCAGCTGTTGCAGCAGATAGCCGGCGCCCACCGGCAATTCGTCGCAGCCACGGACAACCCGGGGCCCGGACGCCCCGAACTGCTGGCCGACAGCGACCTCAGCCGCAACCTGGACGGACTTCGTCAGCAGTTGCTCGCGCTGCATGAGTTCGCCATGCGCAACATCGACACCCAGGAAAGCGATGCGCGCACGCGGACGCTACTGATCAGTGGGCTGCTCGGGCTGGTGGGCGTGGCCATACTGCTGATCGGCTTCATTACCGCCCACAGCATCGCCCGCCGCTTCGGCGCCCCCATCGGCGCACTGGCCAAGGCGGCGGACAAGATCGGACAGGGTGACTTCGACCTGACCCTGCCGATTTCCCCGGTGGATGAGCTGGCCGCCCTGAGCCGCCGCTTCGGTCTGATGGCGGAGGCCCTGCGCCTGTACCGGGAGACCAACACCGAAGCCATCGGCTACGGGCGCCGGCGCCTGCAAGCCGTGCTCGACAGCATCGACGACGGCCTGGTGATCCTCGATCGAGACGGCCGCATCGAGCACGCCAACCCGGTCGCCAGCCGCCAGTTGTTCTCCCGGAGCGATCCCCATGGACAGGACCTGGGCACGCTGCTGGATAGCCCGGAGCTGTCCCAGGCCACCCAGCGAGTTCTGGCAGGCAACCTGCTGGAGGAAACGCCCCGGGACCTGGTGGTGGAGGTCAATGGGGAACAGCGGCTACTGACCTGGGGCATGTCACCGGTCACCCACGACGATGGACGCAATATCGGCGCGGTGATGGTGCTGCGGGATGTCACCGAGCAACGCGCCTTCGAGCGGGTGCGCAACGACTTCGTGCTGCGCGCCTCCCATGAGCTGCGCACGCCGGTGACCGGCATGCACATGGCCTTCGGCCTGCTTTCCGAGCGTCTGGCCTTTCCCAAAGACTCCCGCGAGCACGATCTGATCACCACGGTCGATGAGGAGATGCGGCGGCTGGTGCTGCTGATCGGCGATCTGCTGAATTTCTCCCGGTACCAGAGCGGCACGCAGAAACTCGACCTGCAGCCCTGCGACATCACCGACATCCTCGCGCAGGCCAGGCAACGCTTCGAGGGTCAGGCACACAATCAGCTCATCGACATCCAGCTGGAAACCGCCGCCGACCTGCCGCCGATCAACCTCGACCGCCTGCAGATCGAACGGGTCATCGATAACCTGATCAGCAACGCCCTGCGTCACACCCACGAGGGTGGCGTCATCCGGCTGCAGGCCCGCTGTCACGATGAACGAGTGGCAATAGCCGTGGAGGACAACGGCGACGGGATTCCCTTCAGCCAGCAGAGCCGCATCTTCGAGCCCTTCGTCCAGGTTGGGCGCAAGAAAGGCGGCGCCGGCCTCGGCCTGGCCCTGTGCAAGGAGATCGTCCAACTGCACGGCGGGCGCATCCTGCTGCACTCGCAGCCGGGCAAAGGCTCGCGCTTCTACCTGCTGCTGCCGGTTTAA
- a CDS encoding BON domain-containing protein — protein sequence MPTPKLLVLALGSVLLATQPLVGQAEESTLTEQLAEARQEGSIWTAINLNRDLKPFKLSVDVEKGRAVLGGKVASDEQRELAAQVAMSVEGITSVDNRITVDPALASGEAPRSDAVQRWDDAALAARVKAKLLLDKPAEGLDIKVSSKAGAVTLEGTVPSEEASQQASHLAAQTEGVASVDNRLKVVPEGSSTKKLEDSVNDAQAAVSDAWITSQIKADVLARHALSGLSIGVSTRDGVVSLSGVVPSNAERQQLIDTARKTRGVHEVDASALKVAGQTTGLYRPPLDDIHA from the coding sequence ATGCCCACCCCGAAGCTGCTTGTCCTGGCCCTCGGCAGCGTGCTGCTGGCCACTCAGCCGTTGGTCGGCCAGGCCGAGGAATCCACCCTTACCGAACAGTTGGCCGAGGCGCGCCAGGAGGGATCGATCTGGACCGCCATCAACCTCAACCGCGACCTGAAGCCCTTCAAGCTCAGCGTGGATGTGGAAAAGGGCCGTGCCGTGCTGGGCGGCAAGGTTGCCAGCGATGAACAGCGCGAACTGGCGGCGCAGGTCGCCATGAGCGTCGAAGGCATCACCTCTGTGGATAACCGCATTACCGTCGATCCGGCGCTCGCCAGCGGCGAGGCGCCGCGCAGCGATGCGGTACAGCGCTGGGACGATGCGGCGCTGGCCGCCCGGGTCAAAGCCAAGCTGCTGTTGGACAAGCCTGCTGAAGGTCTGGATATCAAGGTCTCCAGCAAGGCCGGTGCGGTCACCCTGGAGGGTACGGTGCCCAGCGAGGAAGCCAGTCAGCAGGCTTCCCACCTTGCCGCACAGACCGAAGGCGTCGCCTCTGTGGATAACCGCTTGAAGGTGGTGCCGGAAGGTTCGTCGACCAAGAAGCTGGAAGACTCTGTGAACGATGCCCAGGCCGCGGTCAGCGATGCCTGGATCACCAGCCAGATCAAGGCTGACGTGCTGGCGCGCCATGCGTTGAGCGGGCTTTCCATTGGCGTGTCGACCCGTGATGGTGTGGTCAGCCTCAGTGGCGTGGTGCCCAGCAATGCCGAGCGCCAGCAACTGATCGACACCGCGCGCAAGACCCGCGGCGTTCATGAAGTGGACGCCAGTGCCTTGAAGGTGGCCGGCCAGACCACCGGTCTGTATCGACCGCCCCTGGACGACATTCACGCGTGA